The following coding sequences are from one Bacteroidales bacterium window:
- a CDS encoding SLBB domain-containing protein produces MNQPIIVSKRFDEGCLFLEDYLKTDGFRGFIRSLELLPQEVRLEIKKSKLRGRGGAAFPTGIKMETAATYAPNLTERFVICNADEGEPGTFKDRYILERDPFALMEGMLIAGYAIGAKKGFIYVRGEYRKAIKVLEEAIKQLYQHNWLGKNIQSTGFDFDIDIFVGAGSYLCGEELTLIESLEGKRGHPRIKPPFPAQKGLWGMPTLVNNVETLVNLPFIMLHGADVFASIGTAESAGTKLLCLSGHVVNPGLYEVPFGVTFRDVIFDLAGGVSDGKELKAILVGGAAGNFISPDLLDLPIAYEKLSEYNLTLGSGAIMVMNETVKLEEVLRSILAFFKHESCGKCTPCRVGTSFLVEKAREEFNLTNLKWLVDEALYMAKNSLCPLGQSPIIPLRSYQKFFVES; encoded by the coding sequence ATGAATCAGCCAATCATAGTAAGTAAAAGATTTGATGAAGGATGTTTATTTCTTGAAGATTACTTAAAGACGGATGGATTCAGAGGCTTTATTAGGTCTTTAGAATTGTTGCCTCAAGAAGTACGATTGGAGATAAAAAAATCAAAGTTAAGGGGGCGTGGTGGGGCGGCATTTCCTACTGGAATTAAAATGGAAACTGCTGCGACCTATGCTCCTAACCTAACGGAACGATTTGTAATATGTAATGCTGATGAGGGTGAACCAGGCACTTTTAAAGATAGGTACATACTTGAACGAGATCCCTTTGCATTGATGGAAGGTATGCTTATAGCAGGCTATGCGATTGGAGCTAAAAAAGGCTTTATTTATGTGCGTGGTGAATATCGAAAAGCCATTAAAGTTTTGGAAGAAGCCATTAAACAACTTTATCAACATAACTGGCTAGGAAAAAATATTCAGTCGACTGGATTTGATTTTGACATAGATATTTTTGTTGGTGCAGGTTCATATTTATGTGGAGAAGAATTGACCTTGATTGAATCGCTTGAAGGAAAAAGAGGTCATCCAAGAATAAAACCACCTTTTCCTGCTCAGAAAGGATTGTGGGGAATGCCAACATTAGTCAATAATGTAGAAACTCTTGTTAATTTGCCTTTTATCATGTTGCATGGGGCAGATGTTTTTGCTTCTATCGGAACAGCCGAATCAGCTGGAACTAAGTTGCTATGCCTTTCAGGACATGTTGTAAATCCCGGCTTATATGAAGTTCCATTTGGTGTAACATTTCGCGACGTTATTTTTGATCTAGCTGGTGGAGTGTCTGATGGGAAAGAACTTAAAGCGATATTGGTAGGAGGTGCAGCAGGGAATTTTATCTCACCTGATTTATTAGACTTGCCCATTGCTTATGAGAAATTGAGCGAATATAACCTTACACTTGGATCAGGCGCTATTATGGTAATGAATGAGACGGTTAAACTTGAAGAAGTTTTGCGAAGTATCCTGGCGTTTTTTAAACATGAATCCTGTGGAAAATGTACACCTTGCAGAGTTGGCACAAGTTTTTTGGTTGAAAAAGCTAGAGAAGAGTTCAATTTAACAAATCTGAAATGGCTTGTAGATGAAGCTCTTTATATGGCTAAGAATTCGCTTTGTCCTCTAGGCCAAAGCCCAATAATTCCTTTACGTTCGTATCAAAAATTTTTTGTTGAATCTTAA
- the fdhF gene encoding formate dehydrogenase subunit alpha, which yields MKTFQVLVDGKKIVAKEGANLLNLLRNHGFDIPGLCYHPRISPSGACRLCVVKIKGRPGTVMACTVQVNEDMEIIAFDEELVHERRTTLAHLLAEIDDKYDDTYIDELQPLIDKYDLRDLSKRPVFSLLDKISFHVDETSPVLTYDSRKCIKCFRCIKACDEIQGKGVLSMAERGLNSFVVAGVKNWKESECDGCGECIQLCPTGAIVEKPFRDKIKISQIERKVQTTCPYCGVGCQIEAWVQDGTIVRIRGVEEKLPNLGRLCVKGRFGYFYAQHPKRLTTPLIRKDGVLVESTWDEALNLIAQEFNRILHQYGSRALAGYSSAKCTNEENYLFQKFIRMVFRNNNVDYCTRLCHASTVAAMIRSLGDGAGTNSIEDFENTDCVLVIGNNMVETHPVTATFVKRGKKKGQILIVIDPKITPLAKFADYVLQPRLGTDVALLNGMMYYIFQEDLVDLEFIRNKVHGGEEKLLELKEIVMDYTPDVVKAITGVEPELVRAAAIAYAKSPTAIIATGMGMSQQTVGTNNVFALINLMLITGQIAKERSGINPPRGQNNVQGATDVGASPIYYPGYISISDEENRKHVASVWGIPFEELDPQPGLTTLEIMDAAEKGIIKGLYIMGENPVISDPDQLHTVRALQNLEFLVVQDIFLTETTAYAHVVLPATSLFEKDGTVVSSDRRVLRIRKVVDPPGDARPDWQIICDIAQRMGRSIGKYSHPHEIFDEIRLVTPIMRGITYERLEKEEIQWPCYDEKDPGKATLYLDKFNLPDGKAKIFPVQYQPQSELPNEEFPLVLNTGRLLYHYHTATMSRKNDTLNQYINESFIFIHPEDAKKLNLSENEKVRVISPRGDMVTKVKVSDLVNPGETFMPWHFHESPVNRLVRNEKDPISKIAPFKYSIIRIEKLSLV from the coding sequence ATGAAGACTTTTCAGGTTTTAGTGGATGGAAAAAAGATTGTAGCAAAGGAAGGAGCAAATTTGTTGAATTTGTTAAGAAACCACGGATTCGATATACCTGGTCTTTGTTATCATCCTCGTATAAGTCCTTCTGGAGCTTGCCGACTTTGTGTAGTAAAGATTAAGGGTAGACCTGGTACTGTCATGGCATGTACGGTACAAGTTAACGAAGACATGGAAATAATAGCATTTGATGAAGAGCTTGTCCATGAAAGACGTACAACACTTGCACATTTGCTTGCAGAAATTGACGACAAGTACGATGATACGTATATTGATGAATTACAGCCATTGATCGATAAGTATGATTTAAGGGATTTGTCTAAGCGACCTGTATTTTCGTTACTTGATAAAATATCTTTTCATGTAGATGAAACATCACCCGTTCTAACTTATGACTCGAGAAAATGTATTAAATGTTTTCGTTGTATAAAAGCTTGTGATGAAATTCAAGGTAAGGGTGTTCTAAGCATGGCTGAAAGAGGACTCAATTCATTTGTTGTAGCTGGCGTAAAGAATTGGAAGGAATCCGAATGTGATGGTTGTGGGGAGTGCATTCAGTTATGTCCTACTGGTGCTATTGTAGAAAAACCATTTAGAGACAAAATTAAAATTTCACAAATAGAAAGAAAGGTTCAGACGACTTGTCCATATTGTGGGGTGGGATGTCAGATTGAAGCATGGGTGCAAGATGGTACCATAGTTCGTATTCGTGGGGTAGAAGAAAAATTACCCAATCTGGGGAGATTATGTGTAAAAGGGAGATTTGGCTATTTTTATGCTCAACACCCTAAACGATTGACAACTCCTCTCATTCGGAAAGATGGGGTTCTTGTTGAATCTACGTGGGATGAGGCTCTCAACCTGATTGCCCAAGAATTTAATAGAATATTACATCAATATGGTTCTCGTGCTTTAGCTGGATATAGTTCTGCTAAGTGTACGAACGAAGAGAATTATTTATTTCAGAAATTTATTCGCATGGTGTTTCGTAACAACAATGTAGATTATTGCACGCGACTATGTCATGCTTCAACAGTGGCAGCTATGATTAGGTCATTGGGTGATGGAGCAGGAACGAATAGCATCGAAGATTTTGAAAACACTGATTGTGTTCTTGTGATTGGTAACAATATGGTGGAAACACACCCAGTAACTGCTACCTTCGTAAAGCGTGGAAAGAAAAAAGGTCAAATACTTATTGTCATAGATCCTAAAATCACTCCTTTAGCCAAATTTGCTGACTATGTTCTGCAACCAAGGCTCGGTACTGATGTTGCTTTACTCAATGGAATGATGTACTACATCTTTCAGGAAGATTTAGTTGATTTAGAGTTTATAAGAAATAAAGTTCATGGGGGAGAAGAGAAACTATTAGAGCTCAAGGAAATTGTTATGGATTATACACCTGACGTTGTTAAAGCTATTACTGGCGTAGAGCCCGAACTAGTTCGGGCGGCTGCGATTGCTTATGCTAAATCGCCAACAGCTATCATTGCAACGGGTATGGGTATGAGCCAGCAAACTGTTGGAACAAACAACGTTTTTGCACTTATTAATCTTATGCTAATTACTGGACAGATTGCAAAAGAACGTTCCGGAATCAATCCACCCCGAGGCCAGAACAATGTGCAAGGAGCAACTGACGTAGGGGCAAGCCCAATTTATTATCCTGGTTACATTTCGATCTCTGATGAGGAAAATCGTAAGCATGTAGCATCTGTGTGGGGCATACCTTTTGAAGAACTTGATCCTCAACCTGGTCTGACTACTTTAGAAATCATGGATGCTGCTGAAAAAGGTATCATTAAAGGATTGTATATCATGGGAGAAAACCCTGTGATTTCTGACCCTGATCAATTGCACACAGTTCGTGCACTTCAAAATCTTGAATTTTTAGTAGTACAGGATATTTTTCTTACTGAAACAACAGCCTATGCACATGTTGTATTACCTGCTACTTCACTTTTTGAAAAAGATGGAACAGTGGTTAGCAGTGATCGTCGTGTATTGAGGATCAGAAAAGTTGTCGATCCACCTGGCGATGCTAGACCTGATTGGCAAATCATTTGTGATATAGCTCAACGGATGGGTAGATCCATAGGAAAATATTCTCATCCACATGAAATTTTTGATGAAATTCGACTTGTTACCCCCATCATGCGAGGTATAACATACGAACGTCTTGAAAAAGAAGAAATTCAATGGCCTTGCTATGATGAAAAAGATCCTGGTAAGGCAACGCTTTACCTTGACAAATTTAATTTACCAGACGGTAAAGCAAAAATTTTTCCAGTACAATACCAACCTCAATCTGAGTTACCCAACGAAGAATTTCCCTTGGTGTTAAATACAGGACGTCTGCTTTACCACTACCACACTGCCACCATGAGCAGGAAAAATGATACCCTTAATCAATACATTAACGAGTCTTTCATTTTTATTCATCCCGAAGACGCTAAGAAACTAAACTTAAGTGAGAATGAAAAAGTTCGAGTAATCTCTCCTCGAGGCGACATGGTAACTAAGGTGAAAGTATCTGATTTGGTGAATCCTGGCGAGACTTTCATGCCATGGCATTTTCATGAATCACCAGTCAATCGCCTCGTTAGAAACGAAAAGGATCCCATATCTAAAATTGCTCCGTTCAAATATTCAATTATTCGCATCGAAAAATTATCCTTAGTGTGA